Proteins encoded within one genomic window of Canis lupus familiaris isolate Mischka breed German Shepherd chromosome 12, alternate assembly UU_Cfam_GSD_1.0, whole genome shotgun sequence:
- the PPIL1 gene encoding peptidyl-prolyl cis-trans isomerase-like 1: MAAIPPDSWQPPNVYLETSMGIIVLELYWKHAPKTCKNFAELARRGYYNGTKFHRIIKDFMIQGGDPTGTGRGGASIYGKQFEDELHPDLKFTGAGILAMANAGPDTNGSQFFVTLAPTQWLDGKHTIFGRVCQGIGMVNRVGMVETNSQDRPVDDVKIIKAYPSG, encoded by the exons ATGGCGGCGATCCCCCCAGACTCCTGGCAGCCGCCCAACGTGTACTTGGAGACCAG CATGGGGATCATTGTGCTGGAGTTATACTGGAAGCATGCTCCGAAGACCTGTAAGAATTTTGCTGAGTTGGCACGTCGAGGTTACTACAATGGCACCAAATTCCACAGGATCATCAAAGACTTCATGATCCAGGGAGGTGACCCAACAGGGACAG GTCGAGGTGGTGCATCTATCTATGGTAAGCAGTTCGAAGATGAACTTCATCCAGACTTGAAATTCACGG GGGCTGGAATCCTCGCCATGGCCAATGCAGGGCCAGACACCAACGGCAGCCAGTTTTTTGTGACCCTAGCGCCCACCCAGTGGCTTGACGGCAAGCACACCATTTTCGGCCGCGTGTGCCAGGGTATAGGAATGGTGAATCGAGTAGGAATGGTGGAAACCAACTCTCAGGACCGCCCTGTGGACGATGTGAAGATCATTAAGGCATACCCTTCTGGGTAG